The proteins below are encoded in one region of Malaclemys terrapin pileata isolate rMalTer1 chromosome 8, rMalTer1.hap1, whole genome shotgun sequence:
- the LOC128841803 gene encoding protocadherin beta-16-like isoform X5: MAAAALQRGLCFRSDPGMAGGMENRSRKRQVLSFFLCLCVSLGACETIRYSVPEEKKSGSLLANIAKDLKLDVGKLSGRSARLISKSTKQYFDLNTRSGDVIIKEKIDREDLCGQRDPCLLQFEIVLENPLQLYRMEVQIFDVNDNDPKFSKNEFVLKIPEQIPINTRFPLERAQDSDIGTNGVQSYAISSNEHFSLDVHSRGDGSKYAELVLEKQLDREKQAQLMLILTAADGGLPQRTGTAQIRVNVLDNNDNFPQFSHSVYKVQLMENSPRDTLVTKVEASDLDQGSNAEITYSFGQVPDRVLQLFQLNPSTGEITVLRIIDFEDAAMYEIEVQATDGGGFSSNCKVLVQIEDMNDNAPEVTLTSLTGTIPEDSSPETVVALFSVRDRDSGDNGRTLCSIQDNVPFALKSTLKDYYELVTQKPLDREKVPEYNITITATDRGTPRLTSMRIIRVQLSDINDNPPLFNESSYVMYLKENNHPGLLIGTVHAADLDTEQNAKVTYSALPGNIGDLPFSSSISINSENGNVYALQSLDYEQTRDFQVTVRAADGGSPPLSSEVIVRVVIIDENDNAPFILYPLQNSSSPANDLVPRSAKAGYLVTKVVAVDGDSGQNSWLSYQLLKATDPSLFTVGLQTGQVKTSRPITSPDAVKQKLIVLVRDNGEPPRSSTSTLNVLLVDGFSDAYMQLLDVPEEEQQDTLTLYLVISLSFISFLFLVSVVTIVAIRLYKRRQCREQYIASSRNFYCDPNFPTNPAETSSTGTLSQPYCYEVCLTTGSGTSEFKFLRPLVPSLPADPRVAGGSIFDSQINSQLKEEKESVREGRASVSEDSIPRSSGTGCIVNKVIGINENCGQNGWLSYQ, from the coding sequence ATGGCTGCAGCAGCTTTGCAGAGAGGCCTGTGTTTCAGATCTGACCCGGGAATGGCTGGCGGAATGGAGAATCGCTCCAGGAAAAGGCAagttctgtctttctttctgtgtttgtgtgtgtcccTGGGGGCGTGTGAGACGATCCGCTATTCTGTGCCCGAAGAGAAGAAAAGTGGGTCTCTACTTGCTAATATTGCAAAGGATTTGAAACTGGATGTAGGGAAATTGTCTGGTCGCAGTGCCCGGCTGATTTCTAAAAGCACCAAGCAATATTTTGATCTGAACACACGCTCCGGGGATGTGATAATAAAGGAGAAAATAGACCGTGAAGATCTGTGCGGACAGAGAGATCCGTGTTTGCTGCAATTCGAAATTgtgttggaaaatccactgcagCTATACAGAATGGAGGTGCAGATATTTGATGTGAATGACAATGACCCTAAATTCTCCAAAAATGAATTCGTTTTAAAAATACCTGAACAGATCCCCATAAACACCCGCTTCCCCCTGGAGAGAGCCCAAGATTCAGACATAGGAACAAACGGCGTCCAGAGTTATGCAATCAGCTCCAATGAGCACTTCAGTCTGGATGTGCATTCCCGGGGGGACGGCAGTAAATACGCGGAGCTGGTATTAGAGAAACAATTAGATCGGGAGAAGCAGGCGCAGCTGATGCTGATTCTCACAGCTGCCGATGGGGGTCTGCCACAGAGAACCGGCACAGCTCAAATACGCGTTAATGTGCTGGACAACAACGATAATTTCCCCCAGTTTAGTCATTCGGTGTACAAGGTGCAGTTAATGGAAAATAGTCCGCGAGACACTTTGGTTACTAAGGTTGAAGCCAGTGATTTGGATCAAGGTTCAAATGCAGAAATCACCTATTCATTCGGGCAGGTACCTGACAGAGTTCTCCAGTTATTTCAGCTAAATCCGTCCACTGGCGAAATCACTGTTTTGAGGATAATTGATTTTGAAGACGCAGCAATGTATGAAATAGAAGTTCAGGCCACGGATGGCGGGGGGTTTTCTTCGAACTGCAAAGTCCTGGTGCAAATCGAGGACATGAATGACAACGCTCCGGAAGTGACGCTGACATCCCTCACCGGCACCATACCCGAGGATTCCTCCCCTGAGACAGTGGTGGCCTTGTTCAGTGTGAGAGACCGAGACTCCGGGGACAATGGCAGAACGCTTTGCTCCATTCAGGACAATGTCCCTTTTGCTTTGAAATCGACTCTGAAGGATTATTACGAGCTTGTTACACAAAAGCCCCTGGACCGGGAGAAAGTGCCTGAATATAACATAACCATCACAGCCACAGACCGGGGGACTCCGAGGCTCACCTCAATGAGGATCATCCGAGTTCAGCTATCGGATATTAATGACAACCCCCCTCTATTTAATGAAAGTTCATACGTCATGTACCTGAAGGAGAACAACCACCCGGGCCTGTTGATTGGAACTGTCCATGCTGCTGACCTAGACACAGAGCAGAATGCCAAAGTGACGTATTCGGCATTGCCTGGCAACATCGGTgacctccccttctcctcctccatctccataAACTCCGAAAACGGGAACGTGTATGCTCTGCAGTCTCTGGATTATGAGCAAACGAGGGATTTCCAGGTTACAGTGAGAGCTGCAGATGGCGGATCCCCTCCACTGAGCTCTGAAGTCATTGTCCGAGTTGTGATAATTGATGAAAATGACAACGCCCCCTTCATTTTATACCCTCTGCAGAACAGCAGCTCACCAGCTAATGACCTGGTTCCCAGATCGGCGAAGGCGGGTTACCTGGTGACGAAGGTGGTGGCTGTGGATGGAGATTCCGGTCAGAATTCTTGGCTTTCCTACCAGCTGCTCAAGGCCACAGACCCTAGTCTCTTCACTGTGGGGCTTCAAACCGGGCAAGTAAAAACCAGCAGGCCTATAACGAGCCCAGATGCTGTTAAACAGAAACTTATCGTCCTGGTTAGAGACAACGGAGAGCCGCCCAGATCCAGCACCTCGACGCTTAATGTGCTTCTGGTGGATGGGTTTTCAGACGCCTACATGCAGTTACTGGATGTACCAGAAGAGGAGCAGCAGGACACATTAACTCTGTATCTAGTAATTTCCTTGTCTTTCATTTCATTCCTTTTTCTGGTTTCTGTGGTAACAATTGTCGCCATCCGGCTATACAAGAGAAGGCAGTGCCGAGAGCAGTATATTGCATCGTCCAGGAACTTTTATTGTGACCCCAACTTCCCCACAAATCCTGCGGAGACGAGCAGCACTGGGACTCTGTCTCAACCTTATTGTTATGAGGTTTGCTTGACAACTGGGTCTGGCACCAGTGAATTTAAATTTCTCAGGCCGCTGGTACCGTCTCTACCCGCTGACCCCAGAGTTGCAGGAGGGTCCATTTTTGACTCTCAGATTAACTCTCAgctaaaggaggagaaagaatcgGTGAGAGAG